The Zalophus californianus isolate mZalCal1 chromosome 8, mZalCal1.pri.v2, whole genome shotgun sequence genome has a segment encoding these proteins:
- the INO80B gene encoding LOW QUALITY PROTEIN: INO80 complex subunit B (The sequence of the model RefSeq protein was modified relative to this genomic sequence to represent the inferred CDS: deleted 3 bases in 2 codons) has protein sequence MLTAPRLYLLGEALELSLAGAHGHGVHKKKHKSTRKNTRKKHHQEEEAGPTQPSPAKPQLKLKIKLGGQVLGTKSVPTFTVIPEGPRSPSPLMVVDNEEEPMEGVPLEQYRAWLDEDSNLSPSPLRDLSGGLGGQEDEEEQRWLDALEKGELDDNGDLKKEINERLLTARQRALLQKARSQPSPMLPYLWLRAARPRPLTEEMLLKRAERRAKETAAAGPRRAEEHKNQTIERLTKTAAPSGRGGRGAARGVRRGGRTWPPGPWVRNSSGAQGSTLSFPPGVPAPAPVSQRPCPSGPPPRCSVPGCPHPRRYACSRTGQALCSLQCYRINLQMRLGGPEGPGSPLFGYLRP, from the exons GAGAAGCGCTGGAATTGAGCCTGGCGGGCGCCCACGGCCATGGA GTGCACAAGAAAAAGCACAAGAGCACAAGaaaaaacacaaggaagaaaCATCATCAGGAAGAGGAGGCTGGGCCAACGCAGCCGTCACCTGCTAAGCCCCAACTTAAACTCAAAATCAAACTGGGTGGGCAGGTCCTGGGCACCAAGAG TGTTCCTACTTTCACTGTGATCCCTGAGGGTCCTCGCTCACCCTCCCCCCTTATGGTTGTGGACAATGAAGAGGAACCTATGGAAGGAGTCCCCCTTGAGCAGTACCGTGCCTGGCTGG ATGAAGACAGTaatctgtccccctccccacttcGGGACCTGTCAGGGGGCTTAGGAGGTCAAGAAGACGAGGAGGAACAGAGGTGGCTGGATGCCCTGGAGAAGGGGGAGCTTGATGACAATGGAGATCTCAAGAAGGAGATCAACGAGCGGCTGCTCACTGCTCGACAG CGAGCTCTGCTGCAGAAGGCGCGGAGTCAGCCTTCCCCGATGCTGCCGTACCTGTGGCTGCGGGCTGCCCGGCCCCGGCCCCTCACCGAGGAGATGCTGCTGAAGCGCGCGGAGAGGCGCGCGAAAGAGACGGCTGCAGCGGGGCCCCGGCGGGCGGAGGAGCACAAGAACCAGACTATCGAGCGTCTCACCAAGACTGCGGCGCCCAGCGGGCGGGGAGGCCGAGGGGCGGCGCGGGGCGTGCGACGGGGAGGGCGGACGTGGCCCCCCGGC CCATGGGTGCGCAACAGCAGCGGGGCACAGGGTTCCACCCTTTCCTTCCCACCTGGCGTCCCCGCCCCCGCGCCAGTGTCTCAGCGGCCGTGCCCATCTGGCCCTCCTCCTCGATGCTCCGTCCCCGGCTGCCCACACCCGCGCCGCTACGCCTGCTCCCGCACGGGCCAGGCGCTCTGCAGCCTTCAGTGCTACCGCATCAACCTGCAGATGCGGCTTGGGGGACCCGAGGGCCCCGGATCCCCCCTTTTTGGCTACTTAAGGCCCTGA